A single window of Eucalyptus grandis isolate ANBG69807.140 chromosome 1, ASM1654582v1, whole genome shotgun sequence DNA harbors:
- the LOC104457155 gene encoding uncharacterized protein LOC104457155: protein MAEKEGAIVKKGHEEGLKMAISLLQKFELPQGLLPLANVVEVGFVESTGYMWIVQQKKVEHQFKMISKLVSYDTEVKGYVEKGRIKKLKGVKAKELMLWPPVSEITADSPARKIHFKSLAGITKSFPVEAFAAGQ from the coding sequence ATGGCAGAGAAGGAAGGAGCCATCGTGAAGAAGGGCCATGAGGAGGGGCTCAAAATGGCAATCTCTCTCCTACAGAAATTTGAACTCCCTCAGGGGCTCCTCCCACTGGCCAATGTGGTGGAGGTTGGGTTTGTGGAGAGCACCGGATACATGTGGATTGTTCAGCAAAAGAAGGTTGAGCATCAGTTCAAGATGATAAGCAAGCTGGTGAGCTACGACACCGAGGTCAAGGGCTACGTCGAGAAGGGCAGGATCAAGAAGCTCAAGGGTGTGAAGGCCAAGGAGCTCATGCTGTGGCCGCCCGTGTCAGAGATCACTGCTGACTCGCCGGCCAGGAAGATCCACTTCAAGAGCCTCGCCGGGATTACCAAGAGCTTCCCTGTCGAGGCATTTGCCGCTGGCCAGTGA